A window of Populus trichocarpa isolate Nisqually-1 chromosome 17, P.trichocarpa_v4.1, whole genome shotgun sequence genomic DNA:
tgagtattttatttatcatacatttcaattaaaatgtaaaataaaaaattgggaaATAAAATACCATACAAAGATGTCAACACTTGAGCATAAAAGATTGGCCCGCATGTTTGGCCCAATAAAAAAAGGTCCTTCTACACGGGCATGCAAGGCCAGGTCCAGATGCCTcatcttctttattatttttttatgtttaaaggagaatgatttttatttttttaaaaataaagtggaCAATGCGTTGTCTATTGGTTCAGATTCCAACAATTAGAGACGTTGCTGAAATGTCAGGTTAGAAATTTTTTGGatccaaaaacttatttttaacttattgTTATCTAAAAACACCTAATGAAGATCCTAAGAATCCTTATGAGCCAATTGCTAACCTCAAAATACCCCTAACTcggtaaaataaataaataaataaatcaaatattttttttcccttaaccctgtatatttttatcagcaaaataaaaactcaaaaacacctTAGTGACATTTCTCTTGTCAAGAGAAACCCATGAACACCGAAACCTGCTTTTATGGTGGCTAGAATGTTGTTGACCGAcctgtaacaacccggcttttcaagcccaaaacaacagtaaatttttttttttatatacctgACACgcatggtgccggtaatcagcaaacctgatccctcacatcatcaaaatacaatccatacaatcaacatttcatttaaaaatgaatcttacataaacacataatattatggttgcataattagaagttcatattaaaaatatacatacatagacatgagtttgcattcctatcctactaatagccattacgaatttaaacaaaaggatctaataaaagttatacattcagtacattgattcatacaaaatacattgtgatttagaatgcgtctacatgattccttgcaaaaataggttcccgtgtattgggtttcctagacatctcgttggtgtgacgtccctgttgcagtacaaaacatttaagagaatgcaattacttaataataataataatagtaactaaacggtctggcagttaaatgaagcattaacatttataatttcttcatgtacttggtataaacagCTTGTAGTACATATATATGCACCAATTtttgcaatcaaccataatcttaaactcggctatcctcttaaggcatcatttgctgaGGTTAATTGTTCACTcaccccggtcatccacttcggatgccattagccaaagctaatcaatcgttcatcccggtcatccattcggatgccattagccgaagctaatcattcatttgtcccggccatccattcggatgccattagccgaagctaattagTCGTTCGTCCCAGTCGTTCGTcctggtcatccattcggatgccattagccaaagctaatcattctttatcccggccatccattggatgccattagccaaaactaatcagtcgttcgtcccggtcatccattcggatgccattagccgaagctaatcaatccttcgtcccggtcatccattcggatgccattagccaaagctaattaactatttgtcaacatttaagcgttcgacaatCTAATATATGTTCTAACGCAATATGGtaatattcatgataaagtatttcattattcaacgtataaaaaaggaaggtgcaagtcacctacctgctccacctgtgggttgttcttgtcttgatgatggtccaatcccgaccgcaccacctaagacatcaatggtcacaaatcagtacatttgtatttttgaatcacattcgtcaccacacttatttcaagagttcatatgttcacattcaagtgttccacattttacaccatcataccatgaaattgttactagcatttaagtcatttctgcctaggaggcttattgtagaaatcggcagcgagaactggttcatgcaggctgcccaattcggcagcgagaactgattcgctgcaggtAGCCAATTCAGCAGCGAGAACTGTTTCGCTGCAGGCagccaattcggcagcgaaaactgtttcgctgTTGGCGCCACAATTTCGGCAGCAAATGCTAactcgctgcagacaactcagtttcagcagcgaatcacaaattcactgcagacaactcagtttcggcagcaaatgctaattcgctgcagaagactcagtttcggcagtgaatgctaattcgctgcagccgacatAGTTTCGGCaacgaatcacaatttcgctgcacaacacacaattcggcagcgaatgctaattcgctgcagaacactcagtttcggcagcgaatcacaaattcgctgcagacaactcaatttcggcggcaaatgctaattcactgcagctgacacagtttcggcagcgaatcataaATTCACTgtagacaactcagtttcggcagcgaatgctaattcactgcagccgacacagtttcagcagcgaatcacaatttcgctgcacaacacacaatttggcagcgaatgctaattcgcggcagctgacacagtttcggcagcgaatcacaattcgttgcacaacacacaattcgacagcgaatgctaattcgccgCAGCTGACACAGTTTtgacagcgaatcacaattcgctgtacaacacacaattcggcagcgaatgctaattcgatgcagaagactcagtttcggcagcgaatcacaaattcgctgcagacaacttagtttcggcagcgaatgctaatttgcTGCAGCCGatacagtttcggcagcgaatcacaatttcgctgcacaacacacaattcggcagcgaatgctaattcgctgcagaagactcagtttcggcagcgaatcacaaattcgctgcataCAACtctgcagaagactcagtttcggcaacgaatcacaaattcgctgcagacaactcagtttcggcagcgaatgctaattcgctgcagtcGACGcagtttcgacagcgaatcacaatttcgctgcagaacacacacattgaaaaccaTCGATTACAacatataatctttcaataaattccagcagaacacacacattgaaaccatcaatttcagcacacaatccttcaacaaatcccagcagaacacacacatgcatgctggccaaccccatagttaaagtcaaccctctaccatgatttgttatttccacttgattcatttttctttgttagatgttctgaaattggcttcatttcatttctatttcCTTGTCCTcctagttaatttcagtttccttcacagctagcttaggtcttaggtcaattttcttagggttttcttcttcatttccgtTTCTGGTcttaaggagaagaggaagggagtttcatgacccatacctttcgaatctaactaagtttgaggaaggtttgacactattctttctcttctcctgctggttctcctccttcttcttcctctcacgttttccagccctctttttcctttccctctAGGCAGTTGTCCAATCTTCCctcaaggtctcatctttcCCTCACACGTTCACAAAGCACTCTCTACtagtttggtttaggtttctgttgtgaaagaggaagggaagaacgacatgcagctgctgtttgggaagaggatggatcatcctctctctcctccttgtatttatactccccattaaatgaggtgggttgtttgggggttggtttagatgtgttcttatccttgttttggtttATCTAAAACCGGTtctacccctccctcccagctctttaagttaattattaaaaaaaaaaacaagaactgcGTCGccgccgatgcagaaatcggcagcgaaaactgcgtcatcaattctatctatatatatatatatattttttcttttgggtgtttacataccactttttctttcttcttttatttttgacgATTCTCTCACTCATCTTAAATttcaaggactaaaatgtatGATAAACGAAGATTATGACTGAAACATAAAACTTCCATTAACAAgggaccaaaaataaaaaaaagtaaaaattttagggactaaactgtagTTTTTGTGCCCCAtgaacaatagaaaaagaaaaaggggttGTCTATTTATTCCTGTGAGAAATTTGTTCCctactgttttaatttttttcaattaataaaatcaacttttattttgcaaaattaagCTGGAAGAATATTTTTAAGCACTCCTAATACAATGTGGAATGTGATacgaaataaattattatgctTTATatcatgtaataataatattaaagatgaaattgaaggaaaaaaaaaattcaaagaagagTTGTGTATATACAAATAAATTGGAAATTTCTTGAAAAGCCTATAAAATGACATATACgacaatgattttttattttcttttcaatgtctaatattttatatatacaaataaattgttgtttttgaagCATAGAAGGAAATGCCCAAATGACCAcagtttttcccttaaaaattACTAGTTCCGTTGCTCAAGTAAAGTCAGAAACTGCGATGATAATTACTTGTATGTTGATGTGCTCAAGAGACcgagattttaatatatcacatgaaaatattaaaaaataatttatatgaatgcaagttatatataatttttttttatataataaaaaaaaaattaagaacattCTATGTggatgtaaaatatatatatatagctatcccacatcaaaacaattatgaaatgaTTCATGTGGatataagttataaaaaaatacgagGCAAagtgttaataaattaattatatattttttaagttttttaaaaaatatacatgtaagaaaaaaaatcaagtctcACTTAGACCAAATTTCAAATTGACCTGTTCAAttccaagttttatttttatatacatgtGGTTTgtctatttaaaatttgattaaggttttataattcaaattaaccTGCCAAACCAGACTAGATTTCATAACCATGCTTGAAATTATCCATTCTACAggatttcaagaatttttataTACATGTTGTTTGCTGATTTAAAATCCGATTAAGATTAATTCAAGTTAAGCTGCCGGAATTTCATAACAATGACTGGAATGATGATCCATTCAATATGGTATCAGTCTTTTCTAAAATGTTACTCCAAGCACCAGAAAATGCACATTTTGTATACATGCAAGTTATTAGCCGTAGAAAAAGCATTGTAGGACCtccaaactaaaaattaatggGCATGTGCTGCACTGTCATAGCTTATTAGGCAGAATTATCCACTTGTTCCAGACTACAAGCTCCGAATGCATCTATATCACCATGGCGAGCCCAAGTCTCTTTCTAAATTTGCCAAAAGTCAAACCTGCTTGGATGGGGCCTGAAGGGTAAAATAGTAGGAGATCATACCCACAGTACCAATTTACCCTTGCTCTAAACATTGAATGCCCAATATGCACTTAACGGCCACTTCACATTTGAAAACTCCTAGCCTGCCTAGAAGCATCTCACTCCCCTTTACACAGATTTGTTCGCACCTCACAGTCAATAATggaggataaaaaattatataaaaagggaaccgaagaaaagaaatattataaacaatGTGAAAGTAAATGGCTCACAATAAataagaggagaagaagatgaaggcaTTAATGGAGAAGACAAGACCAATAAATTCTGGTCTGAAACTCGTAGGGTAAATTAATGGCTTGCGTTTATCGCTGCAATTGTCTGTTTGGTCCTCCCCCAAGACTGACTTCATTGCTACCCCCATCTGCCCCCCCACCCTCTCATCTCCTGCAACCCACTCTCCCAGATCACATttaatgctctctctctctctctctctctctctctctgtgcaGTAAATGTAATGTGGATTGGACTTTATAGAATTATCTAATCCAGAGGAGTATTAGTACAAAATTTAACCCCTAAGACAAAACCATGGTTTGTTTTTGAAAGGCCAAAAAAGGACTAATCTTGTTTTAACAACCAACCAATCAAGTCATGACTGCACGAAATGCTTGATTATGGGTTTAAACACGATTTCTCTCATCTTCACTTTTTACTACTACTTAATTGTAGCTTGTTTTTGAACTCAGTAGAACTCAGTTGAGTTTGATTTGACTCCGTCTTTTTGAACATTGATACCTCAGCTACTCCCGTAGTAGCAGGACGAGGAGGAGCATTTGTAGCTGATGGCGATTGTGGGGGTCtgattggtgatggtggtgctGCACAAACTGGAATCACTGATCTTATTTGAACAGCTGGAGCAATCCTGTGAGGGTTAAACCCTCCAGTGAACATGGGCCTAGGAATATGGGTATTTGAGGGTGTATGGATGGAGGTTGATGCCATTGGAGATGGATTTGGAGACCCAAAAATTCTGCTACTAATGTGGGTTGACTCATGCTGGCTAGTGTTATCGAGCAAGGAAGTGACTGGCTTCCCAGTGTTGGAGAAAGGAAATGGCCTGTATATAGAACTTGAAGCATAAAGACTACTTGGATTTGAATTGCTTGTGCCCTCCTTTTCAATGGGTTTCTTGATGACATCTGATTTAGTGCCTAAccattcttcttcatcttttaagtGCTCTTCAAGTGCAACTGGAATCTCAGGTGCTTGAACTTGTGATTTTCCCTTAACTTGTAGTGGAATAGGCCTATTTAATATAAAGTGAGATGGATTGTCTATATGTGAGGTTGGTGGTAGAATCTTTGAAGTTGTTCTAGGTGGGGGTGGGGGTAGGAGAGACATAAAGGAGGAGTTTTGCTTTTGTGTTGAACCATCCGAGGCAGAATCCAATATAAGATCCAGGAGCCTCCAATGTGGATACTGTAGAGAGTTATTTGAGGTGGAGGAAGATGATGCACAGATACTGTCTCTGTGCCCCCTAACCATCCTTCTTCTTGCTTGGTTATGATCCCTGTTTTTTGCATGTTTAACTTCATCTTTGGATCTGAAATTTGACAGTACCCTTGCCACAACTGCTTGATCTTGTTCTTCACGGGTGTCTGTTTCTCTGCTACTCAAAGAATCCAAGTTTGGCACTGCACAAAATATATACATTGATTatgcaaataatataattaactatGAGAATAAACAAGAAATGAGGAATGAGATTTGTACTTCTTTTCAAAGCAGACCAGGCTGCAATAGCTGCATTCTTCTCAGCTTGTT
This region includes:
- the LOC18107203 gene encoding double-stranded RNA-binding protein 3 isoform X2; translated protein: MFKNQLQELAQRSCFNLPAYACIREGPDHAPRFKASVNFNGEIFESPSYCTTLRQAEHAAAEVALNVLSSRGPARSLTARVLDETGIYKNLLQETAHRAGLNLPAYTTVRSGPGHVPVFTCTVELAGMNFTVPNLDSLSSRETDTREEQDQAVVARVLSNFRSKDEVKHAKNRDHNQARRRMVRGHRDSICASSSSTSNNSLQYPHWRLLDLILDSASDGSTQKQNSSFMSLLPPPPPRTTSKILPPTSHIDNPSHFILNRPIPLQVKGKSQVQAPEIPVALEEHLKDEEEWLGTKSDVIKKPIEKEGTSNSNPSSLYASSSIYRPFPFSNTGKPVTSLLDNTSQHESTHISSRIFGSPNPSPMASTSIHTPSNTHIPRPMFTGGFNPHRIAPAVQIRSVIPVCAAPPSPIRPPQSPSATNAPPRPATTGVAEVSMFKKTESNQTQLSSTEFKNKLQLSSSKK
- the LOC18107203 gene encoding double-stranded RNA-binding protein 3 isoform X1; this encodes MFKNQLQELAQRSCFNLPAYACIREGPDHAPRFKASVNFNGEIFESPSYCTTLRQAEHAAAEVALNVLSSRGPARSLTARVLDETGIYKNLLQETAHRAGLNLPAYTTVRSGPGHVPVFTCTVELAGMNFTGEPAKTKKQAEKNAAIAAWSALKRMPNLDSLSSRETDTREEQDQAVVARVLSNFRSKDEVKHAKNRDHNQARRRMVRGHRDSICASSSSTSNNSLQYPHWRLLDLILDSASDGSTQKQNSSFMSLLPPPPPRTTSKILPPTSHIDNPSHFILNRPIPLQVKGKSQVQAPEIPVALEEHLKDEEEWLGTKSDVIKKPIEKEGTSNSNPSSLYASSSIYRPFPFSNTGKPVTSLLDNTSQHESTHISSRIFGSPNPSPMASTSIHTPSNTHIPRPMFTGGFNPHRIAPAVQIRSVIPVCAAPPSPIRPPQSPSATNAPPRPATTGVAEVSMFKKTESNQTQLSSTEFKNKLQLSSSKK